Proteins from a single region of Mycoplasmopsis edwardii:
- the rplM gene encoding 50S ribosomal protein L13 has product MRQTTIVNSQKADKKWYVIDAEGQVLGRLAAFVASVLRGKNKATFTPNADMGDNVIIINAEKIVLTGKKEDNKIYYSHSGYPGGLKSIVAAKLRVKRPTALIEKAIHGMIPHTKLGNKQRRNLFIYAGTEHKHEAQKPERLEVK; this is encoded by the coding sequence ATGAGACAAACAACAATAGTTAATTCTCAAAAAGCAGATAAAAAATGATACGTTATTGACGCTGAAGGACAAGTTTTAGGACGTTTAGCTGCATTTGTAGCTTCAGTTTTAAGAGGAAAAAATAAAGCAACATTTACACCAAACGCTGACATGGGTGACAATGTTATCATCATCAACGCTGAAAAAATCGTTTTAACAGGTAAAAAAGAAGATAACAAAATTTACTACTCACACTCAGGATACCCAGGTGGATTAAAAAGCATTGTTGCCGCAAAATTAAGAGTAAAAAGACCTACAGCTTTAATTGAAAAAGCTATCCATGGTATGATTCCTCATACAAAACTTGGAAACAAACAACGTCGTAACTTATTCATTTACGCTGGTACAGAACACAAACATGAAGCACAAAAACCAGAAAGATTAGAGGTTAAATAA
- the rpsI gene encoding 30S ribosomal protein S9 has product MSKNLEYKGLGRRKSSVARVKLTKGSGKFLINKRDAREYLTSDIYLKDANQPFVLTETTGQFDISVVVAGGGLSGQAGAIRLGIARALLEASADYRGVLKAAGMLTRDARAKERKKPGLRAARRARQFSKR; this is encoded by the coding sequence ATGAGTAAAAACTTAGAATACAAAGGATTAGGAAGAAGAAAATCTTCAGTAGCTCGTGTTAAGTTAACAAAAGGTTCAGGAAAATTCTTAATTAACAAAAGAGATGCTCGTGAATACTTAACATCAGATATTTACTTAAAAGATGCTAATCAACCATTTGTTTTAACAGAAACAACAGGACAATTTGATATTTCAGTTGTAGTTGCAGGTGGAGGTTTAAGTGGTCAAGCCGGAGCAATTAGATTAGGTATTGCTCGTGCTTTATTAGAAGCTAGTGCTGACTACCGTGGTGTTTTAAAAGCAGCAGGAATGCTTACAAGAGATGCTCGTGCTAAAGAACGTAAAAAACCAGGTTTACGTGCTGCTCGTCGTGCAAGACAATTTTCAAAACGTTAA
- the ffh gene encoding signal recognition particle protein, with translation MLGFLEKRMQKTLDKVSKKINLTEADILEVTRDIKLALLEADVNLKVVKEFVNNVKEKALNDPNLKKLNPSQYFIKILHSELVNILGGETKDIKIQKKPYVIMMCGLQGSGKTTSTAKLAYYLRKKKYINKPLVVAADIYRPAAVDQLVTLAKSIQVDYYEEGVSVSVDRIVENALVKAKENENDLIIIDTAGRLAIDEPLMDELLRVKKIAKPDEILFVADALSGQDIINVAQAFNDKLKLNGTVINKLDSDARGGAALSLRYILNLPIRFIGTGEKVSNLDLFHPDRMADRILGMGDVLSLIEKAQDVIDEDKATKMIYKMFSGEFTLDDLLEQIQQVKNLGKFSKILQMLPGNLSSKINEEQLDKAEEKIYYFQILMSSMTKKERQNPKLLRQASRKERILRGSGRTAQEFNKLLADYDAMVKRMSEMGKKMKSSGGEFDPKMFGF, from the coding sequence ATGTTAGGATTTTTAGAAAAGAGAATGCAAAAGACACTAGATAAAGTGTCTAAAAAAATTAATTTAACTGAAGCAGATATTTTAGAAGTAACTAGAGATATTAAGTTAGCATTACTTGAAGCTGACGTTAATTTAAAAGTTGTTAAAGAATTTGTAAATAATGTTAAAGAAAAGGCTTTAAATGATCCAAACCTTAAAAAATTAAATCCTTCACAATACTTTATTAAAATTTTACACAGTGAACTTGTAAATATTTTAGGTGGAGAAACAAAAGATATTAAAATTCAAAAAAAACCATATGTAATTATGATGTGTGGTTTACAAGGTTCAGGGAAAACAACATCAACAGCTAAATTAGCATATTATTTAAGAAAGAAAAAATACATTAATAAACCATTAGTGGTAGCAGCAGATATTTATAGACCCGCTGCTGTCGATCAATTAGTTACATTAGCTAAAAGTATTCAAGTTGATTACTATGAAGAAGGTGTAAGTGTTTCAGTAGATAGAATTGTTGAAAACGCCCTTGTTAAAGCGAAAGAAAATGAAAACGATTTAATTATCATCGATACTGCAGGTAGACTTGCAATAGATGAACCTTTAATGGATGAGTTATTAAGAGTTAAGAAAATTGCTAAACCAGATGAAATTTTATTTGTTGCTGATGCTCTTTCAGGACAAGATATTATTAATGTTGCTCAAGCATTTAATGACAAATTAAAATTAAATGGAACAGTTATTAATAAACTTGATTCAGATGCTCGTGGTGGTGCTGCACTTAGTTTAAGATACATTTTAAACCTTCCGATCAGATTTATTGGTACTGGTGAAAAAGTTTCCAATTTAGATTTATTCCACCCAGATAGAATGGCAGATAGAATCTTAGGAATGGGTGATGTTTTAAGTCTTATCGAAAAGGCACAAGATGTAATCGATGAAGATAAAGCTACAAAAATGATTTACAAAATGTTTTCAGGAGAATTCACATTAGATGATTTACTTGAACAAATCCAACAAGTTAAGAATCTAGGTAAATTTAGTAAGATTTTACAAATGCTTCCAGGTAATCTTTCTTCAAAAATTAATGAAGAACAACTTGATAAAGCTGAAGAAAAAATATACTATTTCCAAATTCTTATGTCTTCAATGACTAAGAAAGAAAGACAGAATCCTAAATTATTAAGACAAGCTTCTAGAAAAGAAAGAATCTTAAGAGGAAGTGGTAGAACTGCTCAAGAATTTAATAAATTATTAGCTGATTATGATGCAATGGTTAAGAGAATGAGCGAAATGGGTAAAAAGATGAAATCAAGTGGTGGAGAATTCGACCCAAAAATGTTTGGATTCTAA
- a CDS encoding RluA family pseudouridine synthase, with translation MEIVVKYKERIDKYISNNSEISRNDIKLLIEEGAVFVDDIKVNKPKFEVHEGQFIKVIKLIDKEIHVEPEKMDLNIIYDDEYLCIIDKPSGLVVHPSPGHASGTLVNGLLYHFKNNLSNENGLLRPGIVHRIDKDTSGLLVIAKNNQVHNLLAMKFAEHDINRKYLAIADGILEDKKMRLNLPIGRSQQDRQKMTVTNLNSKNAITNVTLLKSFYIDNKPKSLIKCELETGRTHQIRVHMKYIGNPIYGDPMYNKNVDEFGQRLHAYKLEFEHPITGKYLEFYSKPPVEFEVSEFDFDEFLKGE, from the coding sequence ATGGAAATAGTAGTTAAATATAAAGAAAGAATTGATAAATACATTTCAAATAATTCTGAAATTTCAAGAAATGATATTAAGCTTTTAATTGAAGAAGGTGCAGTTTTTGTTGATGATATTAAGGTTAATAAACCTAAGTTTGAAGTACACGAAGGACAATTTATAAAGGTTATTAAATTAATTGATAAAGAGATTCATGTAGAGCCCGAAAAAATGGATCTAAATATCATTTATGATGATGAATACTTATGTATTATTGATAAACCAAGTGGTTTAGTTGTTCACCCGTCTCCAGGTCATGCATCAGGGACTTTAGTTAATGGTCTTTTATATCATTTTAAAAATAATCTTTCAAATGAAAACGGACTTTTAAGACCTGGTATTGTGCACAGAATTGATAAGGACACTAGCGGGTTATTAGTGATTGCGAAAAACAACCAAGTACATAACTTGCTTGCTATGAAATTTGCAGAACATGATATTAATAGAAAGTATTTAGCTATTGCTGATGGTATTTTAGAAGATAAGAAAATGCGTTTAAATTTACCGATTGGTAGAAGTCAACAAGATAGACAAAAAATGACTGTAACTAATCTTAATTCTAAAAACGCAATTACTAATGTAACCTTACTTAAAAGCTTTTATATTGATAATAAACCAAAATCATTGATTAAATGCGAACTTGAAACAGGTAGAACACACCAAATTAGAGTTCATATGAAATATATCGGAAACCCAATTTATGGTGATCCCATGTATAACAAAAATGTTGATGAATTTGGACAAAGACTACATGCTTATAAATTAGAATTTGAACACCCAATCACAGGTAAATACTTAGAATTTTACTCAAAGCCACCAGTTGAGTTTGAAGTATCAGAATTTGATTTTGATGAATTTTTAAAAGGAGAATAA
- the rpsT gene encoding 30S ribosomal protein S20, with amino-acid sequence MANIKSKVKSIVKMEQARQKNAAMKSRVKTAIRKAREAVLAKDEKANALVANAHKVIAKAVSKGVFHANKGARKHSRLDQFVNNSK; translated from the coding sequence ATGGCTAACATTAAATCAAAAGTAAAAAGCATTGTTAAGATGGAACAAGCTCGTCAAAAGAATGCTGCTATGAAATCACGTGTTAAAACAGCTATTCGTAAAGCTAGAGAAGCAGTTTTAGCTAAAGATGAAAAAGCAAACGCACTTGTAGCTAACGCTCACAAAGTTATTGCTAAAGCAGTTTCTAAAGGTGTTTTCCACGCTAACAAAGGTGCTAGAAAACACTCACGTTTAGACCAATTTGTTAACAATTCTAAATAA
- the asnA gene encoding aspartate--ammonia ligase — protein MYQSKLNIKETQRAIQELKKFFQKNLQKELNLTRATAPLFIERKTGLNDGLNGEKPVSFIPKGISIELEVVHSLAKWKRNALKEYHYEVGEGIYTDMNAIRREEDLDNTHSYYVDQWDWELIISREQRSLDFLKQVVNKIYTSILKTKEMLIKDFPALNNNLTKEVFFISSQDLENLYPNLSLNEREDAITKEKGAVFVYQIGDKLKSGLIHSLRAFDYDDWTLNGDLLVYSHVLNKALELSSMGIRVDADSIVRQSKMTVEEVKNVSPYHKAVVENKLPLTIGGGIGQSRLSMFLLEKIHIGEVQASFWPEDYREDLIKKGIKLL, from the coding sequence ATGTATCAAAGCAAATTAAACATTAAAGAAACACAAAGAGCTATTCAAGAACTTAAAAAGTTTTTTCAAAAGAATCTTCAAAAAGAACTTAACTTAACAAGGGCTACCGCACCATTATTTATTGAAAGAAAAACAGGTCTTAATGACGGATTAAATGGAGAAAAACCAGTTTCGTTTATACCTAAAGGAATATCTATTGAGTTAGAAGTTGTTCATTCATTGGCTAAGTGAAAAAGAAATGCTTTAAAAGAATATCACTACGAAGTTGGTGAAGGTATATACACTGATATGAATGCAATCAGAAGAGAAGAAGATTTAGATAACACTCATTCATATTATGTTGATCAATGAGACTGAGAATTAATTATTTCTAGAGAACAAAGGAGTTTAGATTTCTTAAAGCAAGTTGTTAATAAAATCTATACTTCAATTTTAAAAACAAAAGAAATGTTAATCAAAGACTTCCCTGCATTAAATAATAATTTAACAAAAGAAGTATTTTTTATTTCATCACAAGATTTAGAAAATTTATATCCAAACTTATCATTAAATGAACGTGAAGACGCAATAACAAAAGAGAAAGGTGCAGTTTTTGTTTATCAAATCGGCGATAAACTTAAATCAGGTTTAATTCACTCATTGAGAGCATTTGATTACGATGACTGAACATTAAATGGTGATTTACTTGTTTATTCACATGTATTAAATAAAGCATTAGAACTTTCGTCAATGGGTATTAGAGTTGATGCTGATTCAATTGTTAGACAAAGTAAAATGACTGTTGAAGAAGTTAAGAATGTCTCACCTTATCATAAAGCAGTTGTTGAAAACAAATTACCTTTAACTATTGGTGGCGGTATTGGCCAAAGCAGATTAAGTATGTTCTTACTTGAAAAAATTCATATTGGTGAAGTACAAGCCAGTTTTTGGCCAGAAGACTACAGAGAAGATTTAATCAAAAAAGGTATTAAATTACTATAG
- a CDS encoding ECF transporter S component encodes MNITYNLRKPQIKTTLIANLLLSITSIFYLVVAILNQVGTINLFNPQSFIQNSIMISMTWIIFVLIIATKVFLNLKEKNLWGNLLSNIDIERKKFFKVSWINISFNLVYFELYRLIFLASVFEEDGNVVSNLKVSLRKNKIMFSVYEISLAGVLLCLFFILTAVKNYTPLRIVGIDFEFIFYIIFAFFFCKFKGALLSFIADFFSLLLAGRIGFYHEAYAIVPIVMTILIGLFLDLFKKHQKVSIVIMEIALIIVFAVLAYVFVLNINDPKGIKISKTFGLSRLSLGVFITLLVLSFSIFIVFNIFVFRFIKTKDDKKKERLSYILLSIFLVVFVIVLARWIWGPYAFIQYANRYLGKFYSLEEKYLLIMVPIILRSVIILPIYILIISSILPVLIFLKKTIVKDVSYY; translated from the coding sequence ATGAACATTACTTATAATCTTAGAAAACCACAAATTAAAACCACATTAATCGCTAATTTATTGTTATCAATTACATCAATTTTTTATTTAGTTGTTGCAATATTAAATCAAGTAGGGACTATAAACTTATTTAATCCTCAGTCATTTATCCAAAACTCTATTATGATATCTATGACATGAATAATTTTTGTTTTAATAATTGCAACTAAAGTGTTTTTAAATCTTAAAGAAAAGAACTTGTGAGGAAACTTACTAAGTAATATTGATATAGAACGAAAGAAATTTTTCAAAGTTTCATGAATTAATATTTCATTTAATTTAGTTTATTTTGAACTATATAGACTTATATTTTTAGCTTCAGTATTTGAAGAAGATGGTAATGTAGTTTCGAACTTAAAAGTAAGCTTAAGAAAAAATAAAATTATGTTCTCAGTATATGAAATTTCATTAGCGGGAGTCTTATTATGTTTATTCTTTATTCTTACAGCCGTTAAAAACTATACACCATTAAGAATAGTTGGAATTGATTTTGAATTTATTTTCTATATTATTTTTGCCTTCTTTTTTTGTAAATTCAAAGGTGCCTTACTTTCGTTTATAGCAGATTTCTTTAGTTTATTATTAGCGGGAAGAATCGGATTTTATCATGAAGCTTATGCAATTGTTCCAATTGTCATGACAATCTTGATCGGTCTTTTCTTAGACTTATTTAAAAAACATCAAAAAGTTTCAATTGTTATAATGGAAATTGCTTTAATAATTGTTTTCGCTGTTCTTGCATATGTATTTGTATTAAATATCAATGATCCAAAGGGGATCAAAATTTCAAAAACATTTGGATTAAGCAGATTGAGTTTAGGTGTGTTTATTACTCTTTTAGTGCTCTCATTCAGTATTTTCATAGTATTTAATATCTTTGTATTTAGATTCATTAAAACAAAAGATGACAAAAAGAAAGAAAGATTATCATATATTTTACTTTCAATTTTCCTAGTTGTATTTGTGATTGTACTTGCAAGATGAATTTGAGGACCTTATGCATTCATTCAATATGCTAATAGATATTTAGGAAAATTCTATTCGCTTGAAGAAAAATATCTATTAATAATGGTCCCTATTATTTTAAGATCAGTTATTATCTTACCAATTTATATTTTAATCATTAGTTCAATATTACCTGTACTTATATTCTTAAAGAAAACAATTGTTAAAGATGTTTCATATTACTAA
- a CDS encoding TMEM164 family acyltransferase codes for MSFFHWRHNVVDFKTARPLFLGFFALSLLIIFILWIYRDSINRYLNKEGKKFIFNKLDLDQLFVVIGATALFFNVIRLIFLFAIDFPWKSEIIPLQLCRFFTFFIPILFLFKKGHYIKMFSIIAIIGAIMGFAFANLGVIKQFVEDDRLYNNLQPGTVEYQKAGFNVGYDNIMYWDFILAHSFILIISVFTHIAYGEKAKINLFYLIRGAIYILIYTFALFFLNWIFNSIGMASSNPKVKVGLDANWLYLGQAGISVLGPLSKWPVALPVFIVFGIIIYLLICGLYLVLTAIKFETNGIYIKRVRFVNIKENFKKYEIPLKDCWKFLKLT; via the coding sequence ATGAGTTTTTTTCACTGAAGACATAATGTTGTAGATTTTAAAACTGCAAGACCCTTATTTTTAGGGTTTTTTGCCTTGTCACTACTTATTATATTTATTTTATGAATATATAGAGATAGCATTAATAGATATTTAAATAAAGAAGGTAAGAAGTTTATATTTAATAAGTTGGACCTTGATCAGCTTTTCGTTGTTATTGGTGCAACTGCTTTATTCTTTAATGTTATTAGATTAATATTCTTATTTGCAATTGATTTTCCTTGAAAATCAGAAATAATACCTTTACAATTATGTAGATTCTTTACTTTCTTTATTCCTATACTTTTCTTATTCAAAAAAGGTCACTACATAAAAATGTTTAGTATCATTGCGATTATTGGTGCTATTATGGGATTTGCTTTCGCTAACCTTGGGGTTATTAAGCAATTTGTAGAAGATGATAGACTATACAACAATTTACAACCAGGCACAGTTGAATACCAAAAAGCAGGATTCAATGTTGGATATGATAACATTATGTATTGAGACTTTATATTAGCACATTCATTCATTTTAATTATTTCTGTTTTTACACATATAGCATATGGTGAAAAAGCTAAAATCAACTTATTTTATTTAATTAGAGGTGCAATATATATCTTGATTTATACATTTGCATTATTCTTCTTAAACTGAATATTCAACTCAATTGGTATGGCTTCAAGTAATCCGAAAGTGAAAGTCGGACTTGATGCAAACTGATTATACTTAGGGCAAGCAGGAATATCTGTGCTTGGTCCATTATCAAAATGACCAGTTGCATTACCTGTATTTATTGTTTTTGGAATTATTATTTATTTATTAATTTGTGGATTATACTTAGTTTTAACTGCAATTAAATTTGAAACAAACGGAATTTATATCAAGAGAGTTAGGTTTGTTAATATTAAAGAAAACTTCAAAAAATACGAAATTCCACTTAAAGATTGTTGAAAATTTTTAAAATTAACCTAA
- a CDS encoding ribose-phosphate pyrophosphokinase, protein MNKKNSVLFGMNNSQNLAKEVSELLGMELSKIERTVYADGEVMLVSNPTVRDKDVFIIASTSRPVNDNIMELLLFIDSLKRASAKTINVVLSYYGYARQDRKASGRQPIGAKLVADLLQKAGATKITCVDLHNPSIQGFFDIPVDDLKGQYPIAIALKQTGEKFTVVSPDHGGTVRARKLAELIANTVQICIIDKRRTGTNQTEVMGILGNIENQNAVIIDDIIDTGGTILKAVETLKANGAKKVIVAATHGIFTKGFEIFENHPAVEKVIVTNSIDNYEMAKKFKKLQIVSLGTFLARVIDASLSGSSISQIYKDFKDEISSK, encoded by the coding sequence ATGAATAAAAAGAACTCAGTTTTATTTGGGATGAATAATTCTCAAAATTTAGCAAAAGAAGTTTCAGAACTTTTAGGTATGGAGCTTTCAAAAATTGAACGTACAGTGTATGCTGATGGTGAAGTAATGTTAGTTTCTAATCCTACAGTGCGTGATAAAGACGTTTTCATTATTGCAAGTACAAGTAGACCAGTAAATGATAATATTATGGAACTATTATTATTTATTGACTCATTAAAAAGAGCAAGCGCAAAAACAATTAATGTTGTTTTAAGCTACTATGGTTATGCACGTCAAGATAGAAAAGCTAGTGGTAGACAACCAATTGGTGCCAAATTAGTTGCTGATTTATTACAAAAAGCAGGAGCAACAAAAATTACATGTGTTGACTTACATAACCCTTCAATTCAAGGATTCTTCGATATTCCTGTTGATGATTTAAAAGGTCAATATCCAATTGCTATTGCATTAAAACAAACAGGTGAAAAATTCACAGTTGTTTCTCCGGATCATGGTGGTACAGTTCGTGCAAGAAAACTTGCTGAATTAATTGCTAACACCGTTCAAATCTGTATTATTGATAAAAGAAGAACAGGAACAAACCAAACAGAAGTTATGGGTATCCTTGGTAACATTGAGAACCAAAATGCAGTTATTATTGATGATATTATAGATACAGGTGGAACAATTTTAAAAGCTGTAGAAACACTTAAGGCTAATGGAGCAAAAAAAGTGATTGTTGCAGCTACACACGGTATCTTTACAAAAGGGTTTGAAATTTTTGAAAACCACCCAGCTGTTGAAAAAGTTATTGTTACAAATAGTATTGACAACTATGAAATGGCTAAAAAATTCAAGAAATTACAAATTGTTTCATTAGGAACATTCTTAGCTAGAGTTATCGATGCTTCATTAAGTGGAAGCAGTATTTCTCAGATTTATAAAGATTTTAAAGACGAAATTTCTTCAAAATAA
- a CDS encoding endonuclease → MKKFNLKLFLGLMSGLLLSSIALSCSPNTNNQTAQKRQQEEPKNDASNHVEQPSVPNKQQGNNDQPSTPTVDNEKESSNKYVYDLSDNYYEALNGKKGSELLEAIINLQSSKRSFIKEYKDLPGFYNNSNAFKDTIYENDNTILDFYSENPNGEDPYNFAVYATEGGANEGDGTNREHIIPQSWFGKQNPIRNDAQFVWPTDIKVNQIRGNYPHADVVTVTKTTKNNSKLGNDANGNTVFEVIDEFKGDIARAYLYFLSHYGKDKVGSKNSIFTPKKYPYMKQGFLDTYIKWHKKDTVSKWDVIRNNETYKFQKIRNPFIDYPGLVDNIFGNDPKPFQNKGILVEVN, encoded by the coding sequence ATGAAAAAATTTAATTTAAAACTATTTTTAGGACTAATGAGTGGATTATTATTATCTTCAATCGCTTTATCATGTAGTCCAAATACAAATAATCAAACTGCACAGAAAAGACAACAAGAAGAACCTAAAAATGATGCTTCAAACCATGTAGAACAACCTTCAGTTCCAAACAAACAACAAGGTAATAATGATCAGCCTTCTACACCAACTGTTGATAATGAAAAAGAAAGTTCAAACAAATATGTTTACGACTTAAGTGATAACTATTATGAGGCTCTTAATGGTAAAAAAGGTAGTGAACTTTTAGAAGCTATCATTAACCTACAATCAAGTAAGCGTTCATTTATCAAAGAATATAAAGACTTACCAGGGTTTTATAATAATTCAAACGCTTTTAAAGACACTATATATGAAAATGATAATACTATATTGGATTTTTACTCAGAGAACCCTAATGGAGAAGATCCATATAACTTTGCTGTTTATGCTACAGAAGGTGGAGCAAATGAAGGTGATGGAACAAATAGAGAGCACATTATTCCACAATCATGATTTGGAAAACAAAACCCAATCAGAAATGATGCTCAATTTGTGTGACCTACAGATATTAAAGTTAACCAGATTAGAGGAAACTATCCACATGCTGATGTTGTAACAGTTACTAAAACTACAAAAAATAATTCTAAGCTTGGTAATGATGCAAATGGTAACACTGTTTTTGAAGTTATTGATGAGTTTAAAGGTGATATAGCAAGAGCATATTTATATTTCTTATCACACTACGGTAAAGATAAAGTAGGATCTAAAAACTCTATTTTTACACCTAAAAAGTACCCTTACATGAAACAAGGATTTTTAGATACATACATTAAGTGACATAAAAAGGATACTGTTTCTAAATGAGACGTTATTAGAAATAATGAAACATACAAATTCCAAAAAATCAGAAACCCTTTCATTGATTATCCAGGACTTGTGGACAATATTTTTGGTAATGATCCAAAACCATTCCAAAACAAAGGTATTTTAGTAGAAGTTAATTAA
- a CDS encoding DNA gyrase/topoisomerase IV subunit B, translated as MENKYTAESIKQLKGLEAVRKRPGMYIGSTDVYGLHHLLWEIVDNSIDEALAGFANKIVVKLRKDGSVLVSDNGRGIPVDKAKNESKTAVEIVFTELHAGGKFDSNTYKASGGLHGVGSSVTNAFSSKLIATVARNGKLYLTEFQQDKIVQRTHEIGKSKESGTTVEFWPEYSLFKKAKLSFERISERLQESSFLISNLLIELYDEESGLERKFQYKNGLETFLDFLNNSKTNITTPVSYSDTKKNIEVSFSFQWSDTYNEELILSFVNNVKTKDGGTHVTGVKSAFNKIMNAFAHREGTLKGNNSFELSDILEGLTCIISVKIPENILEFVSQTKEKLGTPEAKQVVEEVVSLYLETWIQENKKLAKNVLEKIKKAYDVRIETKKRRDEARKSKKTLSEKKVISDKLTPATSKKPAERELFLVEGDSAGGSAKSGRDRNFQAILPLRGKVINSEKTNLTELLKNEEISTIVNAISAGIGKDFDVSKSQYGKIVIMTDADTDGAHIQCLLLTFFYRYMKPLIENGNVYIAIPPLYKLTHKTKKSIQYVWDDEELREILQNNKSALEIQRYKGLGEMNADQLWETTMNPETRTLIRATIDDASLAERRVSTLMGNDSSKRKEWIDNNVNFDDYDDYLEKFAR; from the coding sequence ATGGAAAATAAATATACTGCAGAAAGTATTAAACAGTTAAAGGGATTAGAAGCTGTAAGAAAACGTCCAGGGATGTACATCGGTTCAACTGATGTTTATGGATTACATCACCTTTTATGGGAAATTGTTGATAACTCAATAGATGAGGCACTAGCTGGATTTGCAAACAAAATTGTTGTAAAGTTAAGAAAAGATGGTTCTGTTTTAGTTTCAGATAATGGTAGAGGGATTCCAGTTGATAAAGCTAAAAACGAGAGTAAAACAGCCGTAGAAATTGTATTCACAGAGTTGCATGCTGGTGGAAAATTTGACTCAAATACTTATAAGGCATCAGGTGGTTTACATGGTGTTGGATCGAGTGTTACAAACGCATTTTCATCTAAATTAATTGCAACTGTTGCTAGAAATGGTAAATTATACTTAACTGAATTTCAACAAGACAAAATTGTTCAAAGAACTCATGAAATTGGTAAATCCAAAGAGTCAGGAACTACTGTTGAGTTTTGACCTGAATATTCATTATTCAAAAAAGCTAAATTAAGTTTTGAAAGAATTTCTGAAAGACTTCAAGAAAGTTCATTTTTAATTTCAAACTTATTAATCGAACTTTATGATGAAGAAAGTGGACTAGAAAGAAAATTTCAATATAAAAATGGACTCGAGACATTTCTTGACTTCTTAAACAATTCAAAAACAAATATTACAACACCAGTTTCTTACTCAGATACAAAGAAAAATATTGAAGTAAGCTTTTCATTCCAATGAAGTGATACTTATAATGAAGAATTAATTTTAAGTTTCGTAAATAATGTTAAAACCAAAGATGGCGGAACACACGTTACTGGTGTAAAAAGTGCTTTTAATAAAATAATGAATGCTTTTGCTCACCGTGAAGGAACATTAAAAGGAAATAACTCATTTGAATTAAGTGATATCCTTGAAGGTTTAACATGTATCATATCAGTTAAAATACCTGAAAATATTCTTGAGTTTGTCAGTCAAACAAAAGAAAAATTAGGTACTCCTGAAGCTAAACAAGTGGTTGAGGAAGTTGTTTCTCTTTATTTAGAAACATGAATTCAAGAAAACAAAAAACTTGCAAAAAATGTACTTGAAAAAATTAAAAAAGCATACGATGTTAGAATTGAAACTAAAAAACGTAGAGATGAAGCTAGAAAATCTAAAAAAACTCTTTCTGAAAAGAAAGTTATTAGTGATAAATTAACTCCCGCAACAAGTAAAAAACCTGCCGAAAGAGAGCTTTTCTTGGTCGAGGGTGATTCGGCTGGTGGTTCAGCAAAAAGTGGTAGAGATAGAAATTTCCAGGCAATTTTACCACTAAGAGGTAAGGTAATTAACTCGGAAAAAACCAATTTAACTGAACTATTAAAAAACGAAGAGATTTCAACAATTGTTAATGCAATTAGTGCTGGTATCGGTAAAGATTTTGATGTTTCAAAATCTCAATACGGAAAAATTGTTATTATGACTGACGCCGATACTGATGGAGCACATATTCAATGTTTATTATTAACTTTCTTCTACCGTTACATGAAACCATTAATTGAAAACGGAAATGTATATATAGCCATCCCTCCGCTTTATAAATTAACACATAAAACTAAGAAAAGTATTCAATATGTATGAGATGATGAAGAATTAAGAGAAATTTTACAAAATAATAAGAGTGCATTAGAAATCCAACGTTATAAAGGACTTGGAGAGATGAATGCTGATCAACTTTGAGAAACTACAATGAACCCAGAAACAAGGACACTTATTCGCGCAACTATTGATGACGCATCACTTGCAGAAAGAAGAGTAAGTACTTTAATGGGAAACGACTCATCTAAACGTAAAGAATGAATTGACAATAATGTTAATTTTGATGATTATGATGATTATTTAGAAAAATTTGCAAGATAA